In Drechmeria coniospora strain ARSEF 6962 chromosome 03, whole genome shotgun sequence, the DNA window GGTTGCATGAGAGTCCTGCACTTTCAGGTAACTTTCACccgcgtcatcgtcgccgcgggGCAACGGATTGTGCTCGATAGATTTGATCCCATCAAGGAGTCGGGCAATCTCGACAAAAGTGATCTGGTACGAGCCAGCAGTGATACTTCCGCGGTCGTGTCTGACTTGGGCATTCGTCCTATGAACGGCCTTCCGTAGGGGATATGACGGAAGGTGAACGCGTAGTCTGCTTTTTGTCTGCATCATCGTCTCGACTTTGGTCATGAGTTGCTCTACATGAGTGGCAGTTTCGCGAACGTGCCGTGCGAAGACGAAGAGCTGGACAATCTCTGCGTCTTGCATGGAGGATGCCGGGAGCTCGCCCGAGTCAAGAAGTTGGGATTCCGCAGCGTCAAACTCGACTTTGACCTGTTCAATCCGTCTCTGGATCGGAGCAAGATCCGAGGAGACGTCCAATGGTGGCCCTAGATGTCGTCGATAGCCGGACAAGTTCATCAGCGCAGCCTCGCACCGCAAGAGACCTTCTGTCATGCAAGACAACAGCTCTTTTGTGGGCCACGCCAGCTCGGTGGTAACTTTGCAACTGATATCATGTCGACTTGGCCTGGAGCCGAGGCCAGAGGCAATTGACGCGGAAGACGTAGCATCAACTGTGATGATAACATCAGCTGCGTCTCCCTTCAGGTTTTTGAACAGGTACGTCTCGGTTTGAAGTGAAAGGAGGGCTCGAATGACGGACTGTGCGAGATTGCGCAGCTCGACAACGTCGGCTGGTCGAAAGTGTGTCACTGTAATGTCGAGTCTGAAATCGCGGGCGGCCTGAGACAAGTCCACAAAAGCCAATGCCAAGCGGCGCCGCAGTCTATTATCTCGCGGTCGTGGAATGATCAGAGCTTCCTAGAAGCATGGATCATTAGACGCCGTTTGCAGTGCAGCGAGATGACCCCGAGGACTCAAGGTACCTACCTGGATAGTGCTGAACGAGTTGTGAAAGGTAACAGCTAGAGCCCTAGCTCCGGCGTCTGGAAACACCAGACCGTTGACGAGAAGAGCAAGGACTTGTCCTAGCACCCACGGCACGCTGTAGCTAAGCAACCTGGTCCACATGATATCGCGGCTGCTTGTCTCGGCCAAGGTGGCAAATGTTACTGCAATTCCAGCACAAAGGGCCATTTGGTGTGATCGGTTGAAGAAGGAGCGCATCCAAGCGATGACGGTCATGAACAATACGAGAAACAGGGCTAAGATGCCACCATATCCCGCTTGAGCAGGCGATGTCGAAGTAGAAAGTAGCAACCCTAACGCTCCCCATCCGATTCCGCAGGCTGTGCCAAGGATGGTAAGGACGGCACCATCAATTTGGGCCCCAAGAGGTCTAGCAGGATGGTTGAGGATGACGGAAACGGCCATGAAATAATGGTATCGGCCGAGCCAATCTCTGACGACGGGAACAAGGCAGAGGATATAGGCGCCAAAGTATGCCGCACACGTTTTCAGGAGCCGGAGTCCGGCTCGGGTTGTGAAGACGCGACTGAATAGAGATCGCATCTCATGCAGCTGCCTGGGGAAGAACTCCCTTGGGGCAAGAGGAGAAGGCTTGTCAAATGCTGCGGGTAGTGTGTCCTTGGACTGCTCGAGGAGGTCTCCCTCCGAGACGGCGGATGGTTTCAAGAACAAGCCATCGAAGAAGCCATCACGCGGCTCGCAGACGCCATAGGTCTCCGTGTCGTCGATCTTGCTATCGGCAACGATCTCACTGATCTGAGCGAGGCTAGCTGAGCTGTGCCCGCTATCGCTGGCAGAGGCAGGATCGGCGAGGTGAGCTCGGTTGAGCGAACCGAGGGTTAACTTGCTCGGCGGGGGTTGAATGTCATCCTGCTGCTGATtctggcgccgtcgacgtcttgcAATCGATTTCCCTTGCGGGGGGGTCGTTAGGGACGAATCCCTGCCATCCATGACCAAAACGCAGCGACGACCGAGTCCTCCTCAAAGGCCGAAAGCATGGGCAAACGTGGTTGGGGAACGAGTTACGATTGTTCGTGCCCAGTGGTGCCCTAACTGTTTCTGTTCCAAAGCATCTGCCATTGCCGTGACATCAATTAAGGAGCGTGGCTGACCTTTAAGGAGCTCACCATGGCGCCGAATATCGCGCTGTGTGCATTACTCGCAGACGGAAGTTCTGATGTAATTCCGTGATGTCGGCGTGATGGATGGAACTTGCCACCATCCTAGCTGGGACCCTGTGGCGCGTTTTCCCCCCACATCCAGGTCACTCCTcatattacaagtacttacttatatgAGTGACTATAGTACTGGCAGGTACAGACGCAGTACTCATACACCAATGACACAATGCCTGTGGGCGCTACGGCGTACAACCACGTCCAATATATAGTTCGTCAACTGTAACCCAAGTATGAAGACTACCCCGACAAACCGAACCATACATACGCATGTAATGTACCAGTCCGGTCTGTTTTTCCCTCTATGCATCACGACACCTATGACTTCTTTTGATTCTCGTATCCGTCCTTGTGCAAATCGCACAAGCGAGGCTAAAAAGTAGAGACTGCAAACAGCAATAGCGATAGTCCTTCGTTCTCTATGGTGCATGTTGCGGCGAGCAGATGCACAATTCATGGAGTCACAACCTGGACAAAAGGGTTAAAGAATTGAAGAGCGATTCTTGAAGGAAGATTGAAACTGGTCAACCGATTGAAGGAGATTGGCACAAAGGCTTGGGTCTGATATGCGTCTGTACGGTGTCTAGTCTTCTGGAAGTATTATAAGTTTATTGCagcctgtacggagcaattcGGCCAGTATTACCACAGgcgcggagtactccgtacttgaccGCATTTCAtcgtattactgtacttattatCATTAATAGCTTGTTCTTAGGTGCAAgtgagcacaagtactccgtacttacagtacaccttcGTACCAAGGGACTGACTCACCTGTGTCGCACGCACCAATGCAGCGGCCCACCGTCATGATGTCACGTGATAGCGGTCCGCTTTCCGGCGTCAGCCTTCAGCGACTTGGCTCCTCAACCAACTTGATCAAAGCACGACAGGACGACAACTGAAACCCAAGCCATCGATCGATCGAGGTGCGCATCAATTCGACTCCAATCCCTACGAAACCTTCTCCTGATATAGAGAAAGGAAAGGACCTTCCCTGATGGCTTTGACACGACTCGCGGCACGTGCCGTCCGCTGCACCCGCCAGCCCGTCCTGGCCTCCCGCACcttctccgtctcctcccgacgacgaggcggcggccacggcaaTGAGTCACAGTTCGATCCTCCGGCCGGTTGGTTGTGGGGTATCAAGCCCGGCGAGaagcccgaggccgagggctgGGAGTGGCCCATGTACCTCTTTTGCGGGagcctcctcgccaccggTATTGCCTTGGCGTTCAAGCCCGACACGACGTGAGTGACGGACGACGTTCCCTGATCGTCACTGCTGCCCCCTCTTTTCCGCCCCGTGCATTTTACCATCATCTGCTTGATGCACCGTGGCCTCAGATTGAGCCCAGCTCGGTCTGGGCAACCTACCCATGGCGGAGCGAGTTTGATATCGAACGACACGCAGCTGACTCCTCCCTTTACCGCAGCGTTTCTACCTGGGCACTCGAGGAAGCACGACGAAGGTTAGAGGCAGACGGTATCTTGACCGACCCCTCAccggagaagaaggagtGAAGTGGAAGTGCGCATGTGGGCTGCGGGCTGCGGGCTGCGACGGATAGATATGGAATACACCGGCGGCAGCATCCAGCATGGGTTCGTGAGGGCCAGCAAATGTACATGTTTCGGCTTTTTCTTTCATCGTTTGGGCAAGGGGAGACTCGAGGTGGCATGATAGATCCTGAATGGCTTGGGCTCATTGGGAGGCACATTTTGCGGTCATGAGATGCACTCCCTTTGTCGAGTGCATGCGTCAAAACGCTGATGAACTCATGATTGACGACAAAGTCATCCATAGGCTTAGCCGTACTTTTCTCTACTCAATCCGGTAGCTCCACTCGTGCTCCTCATCGCCATACTGGATCGCCTCCATCCACTCCTTGACCTTGAGCGCAATCTCGCCCGATTCCTCGTGCTCCTTGAGGCCGCAGTCAACCTGCTTGCCCTTCCACGCAATCGTCCGGATCGGGCTGACGATGGCCGCCGTGCCGGAGCCAAAGGCCTCCAGAAGTCGGCCCTCCTGCGAGGCCTCGTAAATCTCCCGCATGGTGAACTTGCGCTCGGCCACCTTCCAGCCTTCGGGGACGAGCCGCTGGCGGGCAAGCTCCAGGACGGAGTCTCGGGTGACGCCCTCGAggatggtgccgtcgagaGGGGCGGTGAGGAGCTCTTTCTGGCCCGTCTCCCTGTTCCTCATGGCGACAAACATGTTCATGGTGCCAACCTCGGTGACGtactcctcgtcgccaaagAGCCACAGGTTCTGCTGGTATCCTCGGCTGGCGGCCTGCAGCTGAGGCACAATGCAGGGGGCATAGTTGGCACCGAGCTTCTTgtcaccgacgccgccgggccAGGCGCGAACGGCGTAGTCCGTGGCCTCGAGCGAGACGGCCTTGAAGCCCGTGGGGTAGTAGGGGCCAACGGGCGAGGCGATGACATAGAGCAGGGCTGACCCCGGCGGGCCGACACCCAGCGTCTTTTGCGTACCAATCATGGTCGGTCGAAGATAGAGGGAGTAGCCGCGCTGATCGGGGATGAAACGTGCGTCCAGCTTCGTGAGCTTGCTGATGAGGTCGATGAAGCTGCTAGGCTCAAAGGTCGGCAGCGCGATGCGGGCGGCAGACTTGTTGAGACGGGCCATGTTCTTGTCCGGTCGGAACAGGCGCACCTTGCCGTTCTTGTCCTTGTAGGCCTTCATTCCCTCGAAGCACTCAAAGGCATAGTGGAAGACGCAGGTTGCAGGGTCGAGAGACAGGTTCTGGTACGGCGTGATGCGCGGTTCCAGCCAGCCGTCGTCCTTGTTCCACTCGATGGCAAGCATGTGGTCTGTCGTGTATtccagcatcagcatcacGGCAGATTACCGTAGGGGAGGCACGCCGAGCATACCGGTAAACTCTTGTCCGAATACAAGGTCCTCCGGATTGCTCAATTTCTTGGGCTGGCTGGTCTTGGTGACGGAGAGCCTCGAAGCGTCGAGGATGTGctgctccgacgacgacgcggcctcggccttgatgCTGAACCGCCGACAGGGCCACGAGGCTGGAAGCGTCCGCGAAGGCCTGGCGACGGTCCGAAGGGCGCCACGCGCAAGGCTTGCCGCTCGCATCGTAGCAGTGGTGATGGGCCTTCTTCACAGCTCCCGGAAGGCGACAATCGATCAATTCAAGGGCGACAGCGGCTCGGCGCTAATGAATTGCCTTGGCCGATGAATTGGAAAGGCTTAGGGAAGTGAGGAGGCTACAAGTCGCGATGACGGTCACTACCTTGCACGCATGAAGGGGGTATGTATGTGTAGAAGGCTGGCACATTAAAAATACGGATGCTGGGAGCGACACCGGAGCTTTTTGTTTGGTAAAGTCATCGGGGCACTAGAGCGATGGAGAGGGCTCTGTCCGCTGCCCGCCGATGGCAGCCGCCGAAACTCGCCCGGCTTAATGCATGAGTTTGGTGTGGGGCAATCCCTACCTTTCTCCTACCTACTctggtaggta includes these proteins:
- a CDS encoding branched-chain amino acid aminotransferase, cytosolic yields the protein MRAASLARGALRTVARPSRTLPASWPCRRFSIKAEAASSSEQHILDASRLSVTKTSQPKKLSNPEDLVFGQEFTDHMLAIEWNKDDGWLEPRITPYQNLSLDPATCVFHYAFECFEGMKAYKDKNGKVRLFRPDKNMARLNKSAARIALPTFEPSSFIDLISKLTKLDARFIPDQRGYSLYLRPTMIGTQKTLGVGPPGSALLYVIASPVGPYYPTGFKAVSLEATDYAVRAWPGGVGDKKLGANYAPCIVPQLQAASRGYQQNLWLFGDEEYVTEVGTMNMFVAMRNRETGQKELLTAPLDGTILEGVTRDSVLELARQRLVPEGWKVAERKFTMREIYEASQEGRLLEAFGSGTAAIVSPIRTIAWKGKQVDCGLKEHEESGEIALKVKEWMEAIQYGDEEHEWSYRIE
- a CDS encoding NADH:ubiquinone oxidoreductase 11.6kD subunit; translation: MALTRLAARAVRCTRQPVLASRTFSVSSRRRGGGHGNESQFDPPAGWLWGIKPGEKPEAEGWEWPMYLFCGSLLATGIALAFKPDTTVSTWALEEARRRLEADGILTDPSPEKKE
- a CDS encoding Brefeldin A-sensitivity protein 4, which encodes MDGRDSSLTTPPQGKSIARRRRRQNQQQDDIQPPPSKLTLGSLNRAHLADPASASDSGHSSASLAQISEIVADSKIDDTETYGVCEPRDGFFDGLFLKPSAVSEGDLLEQSKDTLPAAFDKPSPLAPREFFPRQLHEMRSLFSRVFTTRAGLRLLKTCAAYFGAYILCLVPVVRDWLGRYHYFMAVSVILNHPARPLGAQIDGAVLTILGTACGIGWGALGLLLSTSTSPAQAGYGGILALFLVLFMTVIAWMRSFFNRSHQMALCAGIAVTFATLAETSSRDIMWTRLLSYSVPWVLGQVLALLVNGLVFPDAGARALAVTFHNSFSTIQEALIIPRPRDNRLRRRLALAFVDLSQAARDFRLDITVTHFRPADVVELRNLAQSVIRALLSLQTETYLFKNLKGDAADVIITVDATSSASIASGLGSRPSRHDISCKVTTELAWPTKELLSCMTEGLLRCEAALMNLSGYRRHLGPPLDVSSDLAPIQRRIEQVKVEFDAAESQLLDSGELPASSMQDAEIVQLFVFARHVRETATHVEQLMTKVETMMQTKSRLRVHLPSYPLRKAVHRTNAQVRHDRGSITAGSYQITFVEIARLLDGIKSIEHNPLPRGDDDAGESYLKVQDSHATMDAHRDGDSSPKRKKLRYRLWRVLYRLQGFESRYAFKVCLVTALLSVPSYLDTSWWNEYEAWWAVSMSWIAMHPRIGGNLQDLVVRASTAILGAVWSGAAYAAGSGDPYVMAAFAAVYMIPMLYRFTQSAHPRSGLVGCLSFTVISLGLQANGADNSPVLVSVLSGIPFLVGTTAPIIVNWVLWPFVARHELRYALSSMLFFMSVIYRSVVARYVYFNEGKEPTREEVARSEMLEGRLREGFLRIRQLLVLTRKEMRLRAPFDPLPYSSLADACERFFEYLIAVRHSALFYNPGYIRDNPVAAAQLLSYRRDAVASILGNLYILAGALRSQRKVPRYLSSAAAARKRLLVKAVQVEEEMSKTAEESDIRWHKKWSDIYSYSYNESLTGCVAQLEELERFTKLIVGEQSFDDQFKDDEGTDEEDNGQGHGHD